A genomic stretch from Negativicoccus succinicivorans includes:
- a CDS encoding GTP-binding protein: MAKAHFERSKPHVNIGTIGHVDHGKTTLTAAITKVLSESGKAEFQDYSQIDKAPEERERGITINTSHVEYETDNRHYAHVDCPG; encoded by the coding sequence ATGGCAAAAGCACATTTTGAACGCAGCAAACCGCACGTTAATATCGGTACCATCGGTCACGTTGACCATGGTAAAACAACCCTGACCGCAGCGATCACGAAAGTTCTTTCGGAAAGCGGCAAAGCGGAATTCCAGGACTACAGCCAGATCGACAAAGCGCCGGAAGAACGCGAACGCGGTATTACCATCAACACCTCGCACGTAGAATACGAAACCGACAACCGTCACTACGCTCACGTAGACTGCCCGGGT
- a CDS encoding DUF4911 domain-containing protein, with amino-acid sequence MREGEVYFQTERRYITHVVRILEGYEYLGVVTTVDPRMGIARVRATEDTKADVCAVLQSLTIPLQIAECPEDFVKKE; translated from the coding sequence ATGCGTGAGGGCGAAGTGTACTTTCAAACAGAACGTCGCTATATTACGCATGTTGTGCGTATTTTGGAAGGGTACGAATATTTAGGTGTGGTGACAACCGTCGATCCCCGCATGGGGATCGCTCGTGTTCGCGCGACCGAGGATACAAAAGCGGATGTTTGCGCTGTTTTGCAGTCGCTTACAATTCCGCTTCAGATCGCAGAATGCCCTGAAGATTTTGTCAAAAAAGAGTAG